One Salvelinus namaycush isolate Seneca chromosome 4, SaNama_1.0, whole genome shotgun sequence genomic window carries:
- the LOC120046874 gene encoding E3 ubiquitin-protein ligase TRIM47-like, whose translation MAEAFFEDRDSFSCSICLDILKDPVTISCGHSYCMGCIEGCWDQDDLKGVYSCPECRQTFVQRPVLKRNTLLAKVVEKLKHTALHAAPHAAPPAAPPAAPPAHCYAGPGDVECDFCTGRKHKALMSCLACLASYCETHLQPHYNFPALKKHMLVKASTQLQEKICSQHDKLLEVYCRTDQQCICYLCTMDEHKGHDTVSAAAERTEKQKQVGEKQQKSQQRIQEREKEMQELRQAVDSLKLSAQAAVDDSERIFAELIRTMETRGSEVKELIRDQEKAEVSQAEGLLERLEQEVAELRRRDAELEQFSHTEDNIHFLQRFKDHSAPPVSEEMPAIILKQSHDFKMVMTSDLQEQLLLCCKEEVVQISAAVKAVHILQSAEPSTRAAAPGPQYHGTYYRENPFQKFLDQRRICVHCHKGKMCHGPMGKCP comes from the coding sequence ATGGCAGAGGCATTTTTTGAAGATCGGGATTCATTTAGCTGTTCGATCTGTCTGGATATACTTAAGGATCCGGTGACTATTTCCTGTGGACACAGCTACTGTATGGGCTGTATTGAGGGCTGCTGGGATCAGGACGACCTGAAAGGTGTTTACAGCTGCCCAGAGTGCCGACAGACCTTTGTCCAAAGGCCTGTTCTGAAGAGAAACACGTTGCTGGCTAAAGTGGTGGAGAAACTGAAACATACTGCTCTTCATGCTGCTCCTCATGCTGctcctcctgctgctcctcctgctgctcctcctgctcactgttatgctggacctggagatgtggAGTGTGATTTCTGCACTGGGAGAAAACACAAAGCCCTCATGTCCTGTCTGGCGTGTCTggcctcttactgtgagactcacctccaGCCTCACTATAATTTCCCTGCCTTAAAGAAGCACATGCTGGTCAAAGCCTCCACACAACTACAGGAGAAGATCTGCTCTCAACATGACAAACTGCTGGAGGTTTACTGTCGTACCGATCAGCAGTGCATCTGTTATCTGTGTACCatggatgaacataaaggccatgatacagtctcagctgcagcagagaggactgAGAAACAGAAGCAGGTGGGGGAGAAGCAACAGAAATCCCAGCAGAGaatccaggagagagagaaggagatgcaGGAGCTGAGACAGGCTGTGGACTCTCTGAAGCTCTCTGCACAGGCAGCCGTGGACGACAGCGAGAGGATCTTTGCTGAGCTGATCCGCACCATGGAGACAAGGGGCTCTGAGGTGAAGGAGCTGATCAGAGACCAGGAGAAGGCTGAAGTGAGTCAGGCTGAAGGCCTCCTGGAGCGACTGGAGCAGGAGGTGGCTGAGCTGAGGAGGAGAGATGCTGAGCTGGAGCAGTTCTCTCACACAGAGGACAACATCCACTTCCTCCAGAGGTTCAAAGACCACAGTGCCCCCCCTGTTTCTGAAGAGATGCCTGCCATCATCCTTAAACAAAGTCATGATTTTAAGATGGTGATGACCTCTGACCTCCAGGAACAGCTGCTGCTCTGCTGTAAGGAGGAAGTAGTGCAGATATCAGCAGCAGTGAAAGCTGTCCACATACTGCAGTCAGCAGAGCCAAGCACCAGAGCAGCAGCACCTGGACCACAGTATCACGGAACGTATTATAGAGAAAACCCTTTTCAAAAATTTTTGGATCAAAGGAGAATATGTGTTCATTGTCACAAGGGAAAAATGTGTCATGGCCCCATGGGTAAATGTCCCTAG
- the LOC120046032 gene encoding UTP--glucose-1-phosphate uridylyltransferase-like: MWLTLDGGQNVIQLETAVGAAIKSFDNALGINVPRSRFLPVKTVSDLLLVMSNLYSLEAGSLTMSQKREFPTTPHVKLGSSFTKVQEYQTRFESIPDMLELDHLTVSGDVTFGKQVSLKGTVIIIANHGDRIDIPAGTILENKIVSGNLRILDH; this comes from the exons ATGTGGCTT ACACTGGACGGCGGTCAGAACGTGATCCAGCTGGAGACGGCGGTGGGCGCGGCCATCAAGAGCTTCGACAACGCCCTGGGCATCAACGTGCCGCGATCCCGCTTCCTGCCCGTCAAGACCGTCTCCGACCTCCTATTGGTCATGTCCAACCTCTACAGCCTGGAGGCGGGCTCTCTCACCATGAGCCAGAAGAGAGAGTTCCCTACCACGCCCCACGTCAAGCTGGGCAGCTCCTTCACTAAG GTCCAGGAATACCAGACGCGGTTCGAGAGCATCCCTGATATGCTGGAGCTGGATCACCTGACTGTGTCCGGTGACGTCACGTTCGGAAAACAAGTTTCTCTCAAG GGAACGGTAATCATCATAGCCAATCACGGAGATCGTATCGACATCCCGGCTGGAACGATACTGGAGAACAAGATTGTGTCGGGCAACCTTCGCATCCTGGACCACTGA